GGCGATAGCAATGGTCGCGAAAATCGACATAGCGCAGATTAGCGGGAATCATCGACGGTCCATCCTGCAGACTGGCTGCTGTTTCCAGTGCCGCCAAGGCTTCTGCGGATACCGGCACTTGGCGCCGTTTGCCGCCTTTGGTGCCACTGAAGACTGTGATGCGCTGTTCCCGTTGTGCCTGGCGAAGCGCTTTTTGCGCATCCAACAAAGCCGATTCCTTGAAACGCAAGCCTAATGTCCGTTGCAGATTGAGCAAGACGGTAATGCGTTCGTCGTCGACGCTGATTTGCAACTGTTCGTGCTGCAACTGTGGCATGGCTTTGCTGGTTTCCGGAATGTAGCGCCGCTTGGGTATGCCGCAATCACGCGTTGGACTGACCGTCTGCCATTCACCTTGCGTTGCAGACGTCATGATGCTGTTGACTGCCGAGACGTACAGTTGCGCGGTCGAGGCTTTCAATTCGTCGCGTTCCACTCTGGCTTTCAACGCCAGGCCATAAGCCATCACGTGCTCACGGTTGATGTTTTCCATGCGTTTGATACCTTGGGCCTGTTCCAGCCATTTGGCAAACACCGACCAGCGCTCGGCGAGTGTGCCGCGCGTGGCGAAGGCCTTGCCCGATTGATGGGCGCAGGTTTTTCCGGCTCGGGTCAGATTGCGACTGCCAAGACCGAGATTGCGGCCTCGCTTTCGACTCGCCATCAATGGTTTTGGCGCTTGGTCATCAGGAGGACTGACACGCGCGCCTGTGCCAGTCTGGTTTACTTGGTATTCGTCAGGTCGATCGATTGGCATGGTTAACCTCCAGAAAAAAGTGGGCAACAGACTCCCTTGTCCAAAGCGGACTGGGACTGATTTCATGGGCAACGCCATGCGCATCAGCAGTCGGCTTTGAACAAGGGAGCCGGGGTGGCCTTGTTAAAACAGTTTTTCTTTCGTCATGAGCGGGGGACCCCGGCTCCGACCCCACTTTGGTATACAAGGCCAAACTCATGACGATGAGTGTTGACGCACGGGTTGCCTACCCGGCGGAGGTGTATACCCAGTGTGAGGTGCGCGGCTTATGACTCGCTGCGCAGGCGAGATATTTTGTGTCGGTCGGTGACGAACTCGGGGTGCTGGCCAGACGCATTCAGCGTCCAATTACGACGCTAAACTCGGCCCCTTACACGTTCGAGACAGACTGACCCGGCAAAACCCGCGATTATCATGCAGGTATCCGGTTGATTTACTTAATGGAAATGCTTGAATCCCGTTCTGTTTCTGTTTTTTAGAAACGGCGAAACAGTGGGCTTAGGTATGTACCGGAAGACATTCTTAGAACGTCCAGGTATGTCATTGAAGGGAATCCAGATCTAATCCGCGTGACGATATCGGTTGTTAAGCCGGCAAACGCGACTGCCGGTGGCACAGACCGATCTGAAAACGGGACGACGGGATTCTAAAAGACGTTCAATCGCCTTGCTCTGGTGGGCAGGCAGTCGCCTGTCGCCGATCCAGATGGGGACGATTGATATAAAACCATAGCTATAAGTTTGCCACCACTGAACCGGTCAAACGACCTTTCAGTATCCATTTTGCGGAACCGGGGTTCCAGACAAAATTTCTGCGCGCCTGCAAACGCGCAATGGCAACACCGCCTTTCGAAACTCTACTCGCGCGGTCTATTGGTTTGCGCCATCAAGGAGCTTTGGAATAATCAGCGATCAGCAGACGATCGTTGATGAATATAAACAAGCTTCACTATCGACAGCGACCGCGCATTTCATCAAGGCGCATTTTCCCTGCCGACCCAGATAGAGCGTTTTCAAAACTCCATCTGCACCAAAAAAATATATTTAAGCGTGGACGCATTGCCCTAAGGCCCAACGGACACAGTACATCCAGCGGCGTTCCTCTGCCACCCCACTAGGGGCTATATAGCTGGTACTTCTTCGCTTTTTATACTGCCGAAGTGCAGTCTATGAAAATTTCGTCCCGAAAAGTTCTACGTGCGGGGCTATTTTGGGGTTGAAATTAAGCGACTGTCAAATGGTTTTTTCATTTTATTTCAATTGCTTAAGTGATGAATACAGGCTGGACGGCGTTGGATTTTATTGGACAATTCAGATTTAACGACATGAATGACTTTCGCACCAACCGCCATTGAAAATCGGGGTATTAAAAACTGGGGTGACGCCAAAATCGATTTCGATAAGAGAGAGACCTCGATGATCTGGAGGCTTATTTTATTTATAGACATCGTCTGCGAGTAATACCGGTAACACTAGGTAATCCGTCGACATATCCTTTGCAGCCTACACCAGACAAGGTGGTAACACCGGTAATACCAGTAATCTCATTTTCAACAGTTACAGTGCTCGGGTGTTCCCAGAGTCGCAATGCAGGCTGCGTGATGTTTAAACAGGTCCTTTATCGCTCAATAAATGATATATTTATGATCGATAAAATCATTTTGTATTAATCATGATCTGGAATTGGCAACTGGCGGGTTGGCCGCGCTTCACCTACAACGCGACGCAGCTGGACGATTTTGAAAAGCGCTTGTTGCTCGGCGCCGGTGTGTCATTCGGCGCGATCAAGCATTTGTCTGAAGACGACAAGCGGCATTTGACCATCGAGCTAATCAGCAATGAAGCCTTGAAAACGTCAGCCATTGAAGGCGAATATCTCAACCGGGACAGCCTGCAATCTTCGATTTGCCGTCAATTCGGTTTAACCACCGATCATCGAAAAGTCCCGCCAGCCGAGCAAGGCATCGCGGAGGTTATGGTCGATTTGTACCAGCATTTTTCTACCCCACTAAGTCATGAGCAGTTGTATCGCTGGCACACTTGGATTACGGCCGGTCGTAGCGACCTACAGGATGTCGGACGGTATCGAACACACGACGACCCGATGCGAATTGTCTCAGGTCCCATTTATGCGCCCAAGATCCATTTCGAGGCGCCGCCATCCTGCCAAATGACGCCGGAAATGGATCAGTTCATTGATTGGTTTAATAGCACGGCACCTGATGGAAACACGCCCTTGCCGACCTTACAGCGCGCGGGGATCGCGCATCTTTATTTTGTCAGCATCCATCCGTTCGAAGACGGTAACGGTCGCATCGGTCGCGCCATTGCCGAAAAGGCATTGGCCCAATGTCTGGGGCAACCGACATTAATCGCCCTGGCATTTACCATCGAACGCCACCGTAATGCGTACTACACCGCTTTGGAAATGGCTAACAAGCAAATCGACGTGACTGATTGGCTGGTTTATTTCGCCGAATTGGTAATGGCCGCTCAGGAATACACCCATCAATGGATCGATTTCTTAATTCAAAAAACCAAACTCTACGACCACGTGCGTGGGCATCTGAATCCGCGACAGGAAAAAGCGTTGGCGAGAATGTTTCGGGAAGGTCCGGATGGCTTCACCGGCGGACTCAGTGCAGACAAATATCGCAGCATCACGGGGGCACCTTCAGCAACGGCCACGCGTGATCTGCAGGATCTGGTCGCCAAGGGCGTATTGTTTAGAACGGGAGAACGCAAACATACGCGCTACTATTTGAACTTAACCGGAACACTACCTTAAAGCCTGATTACCCTGCTCGCAATACATAGTCCAGTCGGCCATGAGCTGAGATCGCTTTTCCATCAAATCGCCTCGGCGATACGCGGCCTCTGCCTGATTTTTAATCGTGTGGGCTAATGCCATTTCAACTACTTCATTGGGATAATGGGTTGTTTCAGCAGCCCAATCCCTAAAACTAGATCGAAATCCGTGAACCGTCAGTTCCGGTAGGCCCATGCGTTTTAATAGTTGCAGCATGGCCATATTCGACAAACCTCTTTTTAACCCAGGAAACACAAATTCATTCGTTTTGAGTAGACTCATCTCCTGAACGATAGCCATTGCCCGAGGCGACAAGGGCACTCGATGAGGTTTGTTGGCTTTCATCCGTTCGACGGGAATGGTCCACGTCTGACTGATAACATCTATTTCATCCCAAGTTGCGCCAATGGATTCATTGGTTCGGGCAGCGGTAAGGATCGTAAATTCCAGACATCGCGCGGCTATGCCTTGTTGATTTCTTAGTTTTACAATAAATTCCGATATATCCGTGTAAGGCAATGCGGCGTGATGTTCGACATTTTGAACTTTGGATGGTTTAGGTAATATCTTGTCAAGATGACCACGCCATCGAGCTGGATTTTCACCTTCTCGATATTTGCTTACAGTCGCCCAATCCAGCACCGTTTCGATGCGACCTCGCAATCTGCTG
The window above is part of the Methylomonas sp. ZR1 genome. Proteins encoded here:
- a CDS encoding integrase domain-containing protein; amino-acid sequence: MPIDRPDEYQVNQTGTGARVSPPDDQAPKPLMASRKRGRNLGLGSRNLTRAGKTCAHQSGKAFATRGTLAERWSVFAKWLEQAQGIKRMENINREHVMAYGLALKARVERDELKASTAQLYVSAVNSIMTSATQGEWQTVSPTRDCGIPKRRYIPETSKAMPQLQHEQLQISVDDERITVLLNLQRTLGLRFKESALLDAQKALRQAQREQRITVFSGTKGGKRRQVPVSAEALAALETAASLQDGPSMIPANLRYVDFRDHCYRQAQQQRFQFHGQRHHYAQQRYQALTGVPAPINTTISKSNWHSYMAAQLCISLEAAEALDQRARSILSQELGHERLEVVCVYIG
- a CDS encoding Fic family protein, with amino-acid sequence MIWNWQLAGWPRFTYNATQLDDFEKRLLLGAGVSFGAIKHLSEDDKRHLTIELISNEALKTSAIEGEYLNRDSLQSSICRQFGLTTDHRKVPPAEQGIAEVMVDLYQHFSTPLSHEQLYRWHTWITAGRSDLQDVGRYRTHDDPMRIVSGPIYAPKIHFEAPPSCQMTPEMDQFIDWFNSTAPDGNTPLPTLQRAGIAHLYFVSIHPFEDGNGRIGRAIAEKALAQCLGQPTLIALAFTIERHRNAYYTALEMANKQIDVTDWLVYFAELVMAAQEYTHQWIDFLIQKTKLYDHVRGHLNPRQEKALARMFREGPDGFTGGLSADKYRSITGAPSATATRDLQDLVAKGVLFRTGERKHTRYYLNLTGTLP
- a CDS encoding integrase arm-type DNA-binding domain-containing protein, with translation MSRILNKLNARKVVTIKTPGYHSDGGGLYLQVSPTLSKSWIFKFVRNKKATEIGLGSFGDISLEAAREQASEYRKLLKQGLNPLVEKRKIERELHLSVAKSMTFAECASAYIEINRHGWKNPKHAQQWSNTLEQYAYPTIGKLPVAEVDTALVVKCLEGIWTSKNETASRLRGRIETVLDWATVSKYREGENPARWRGHLDKILPKPSKVQNVEHHAALPYTDISEFIVKLRNQQGIAARCLEFTILTAARTNESIGATWDEIDVISQTWTIPVERMKANKPHRVPLSPRAMAIVQEMSLLKTNEFVFPGLKRGLSNMAMLQLLKRMGLPELTVHGFRSSFRDWAAETTHYPNEVVEMALAHTIKNQAEAAYRRGDLMEKRSQLMADWTMYCEQGNQALR